A window of the Tiliqua scincoides isolate rTilSci1 chromosome 5, rTilSci1.hap2, whole genome shotgun sequence genome harbors these coding sequences:
- the LOC136652686 gene encoding olfactory receptor 6F1-like, which produces MQPVNNSEWRSRTGFTEFILVGFGNAEDWNLLLFLLFLAIYILTLFGNLLILALVVTQQHLHTPMYFFLANLSFLEVCYTSTILPRMLKSFVTEDKTVSLWGCILQMHFFSTLAAAECCLLAVMSYDRYLAICRPLHYVTLMDERKCTLLVSLSWLIGCLLIIILTGLLSQLTFCNQYKIDHFFCDFTPLVRLSCGDTWVIETAAFVTSSIGILPTFLTTVMSYVFIIGTILKIPSITGRKKAFSTCSSHLTVVSIYYGSLIFVYILPSSGQFRDLKKIFSFLYTVLTPLANPFIYSLRNKEVKETLAKVIYRFGVCSGIHKN; this is translated from the coding sequence ATGCAGCCTGTGAACAACTCAGAGTGGCGTAGCAGAACAGGCTTCACAGAGTTCATCCTTGTAGGATTTGGGAATGCTGAAGACTGGaaccttctcctcttcctgctgtttCTGGCTATCTATATTCTGACTCTGTTTGGAAACCTCCTCATTCTTGCACTGGTTGTGACTCAACAGCACCTCCACACTCCAATGTACTTCTTTCTGGCCAACCTCTCCTTCTTGGAGGTCTGCTACACCTCCACCATATTGCCCAGAATGCTGAAGAGCTTTGTGACAGAGGACAAAACCGTATCTCTTTGGGGCTGCATATTACAGATGCATTTCTTCTCTACTCTAGCAGCTGCAGAATGCTGCCTCCTGGCCGTGATGTCCTATGATCGCTACTTGGCGATATGTAGACCATTGCATTATGTCACACTTATGGATGAGAGGAAATGTACCCTGCTTGTTTCCCTATCATGGTTAATCGGGTGTCTGCTTATAATAATCTTAACAGGCTTGTTGTCCCAACTCACTTTCTGCAACCAATACAAAATTGACCATTTCTTTTGTGACTTCACACCACTTGTAAGACTCTCTTGTGGTGACACCTGGGTTATTGAAACAGCAGCTTTTGTAACCTCCTCCATAGGAATTCTCCCAACCTTTCTCACCACTGTGATGTCCTATGTGTTTATCATTGGCACGATCCTGAAGATACCGTCCATCACTGGGAGgaagaaggccttctccacttgtTCTTCACACCTCACTGTGGTTTCAATTTACTATGGATCCTTAATCTTTGTCTATATCTTGCCATCAAGTGGCCAATTTAGAGACCTAAAGAAGATCTTCTCTTTCCTGTATACAGTCTTGACTCCTCTGGCCAATCCTTTCATATATAGCTTAAGAAACAAAGAAGTAAAGGAAACTCTTGCTAAAGTAATCTACAGATTTGGAGTTTGTTCTGGGATTCATAAAAATTGA
- the LOC136652685 gene encoding olfactory receptor 6F1-like, whose translation MYLKFNLEGGNQTVPGVITLLDFNREDLHIVLFILFLPIYILTMAGNILIVILVFLDQHLHTPMYFFLGNLSFLETCYSSNITPRMLVSFLSRDKTISVNGCFTQLYFFAYLGTIECYFLAVMSYDRYLAICKPLHYTMLMNGRVCIQLVAGSWTVGLLPVSVIMFFISQLTLCGPKQINHFFCDLIPVIRLSCSDTDWIETTTFILSAIDTLPPLLITLTSYVCIIKSILRIPSTTGKQKAFSTCSSHLIVVTCFYGSLMVVYVLPNMSSLSELKKLFSLFYTLLTPLVNPLVYSLRNKEVKEAIKKSFKIIHRIH comes from the coding sequence ATGTATCTGAAATTCAACTTGGAAGGAGGAAATCAAACTGTTCCTGGGGTCATTACTCTCCTGGACTTCAATCGTGAGGATCTACACATTGTACTTTTCATACTCTTTCTACCTATCTACATTTTAACCATGGCTGGCAACATCCTCATTGTTATTCTTGTGTTCCTTGATCAGCATCTTCACacacccatgtatttcttcctgggGAACCTGTCCTTCTTGGAGACCTGTTATAGCTCTAACATCACACCAAGAATGTTGGTCAGCTTTCTGAGCAGGGACAAAACCATTTCTGTTAATGGATGCTTTACACAATTGTATTTCTTTGCTTATCTTGGAACTATAGAATGTTACTTTCTCGCTGTGATGTCTTATGACCGCTATTTAGCAATATGCAAACCACTGCATTACACGATGCTCATGAATGGTAGGGTTTGTATACAGCTAGTTGCTGGGTCATGGACAGTTGGACTACTACCTGTCAGTGTCATAATGTTCTTCATCTCTCAGTTGACATTATGTGGCCCCAAACAAATTAACCATTTCTTTTGTGATTTGATCCCAGTGATTAGGCTGTCTTGTAGTGACACAGATTGGATTGAAACAACCACCTTCATATTATCTGCTATAGACACGCTGCCCCCACTTCTGATAACTCTGACATCATACGTTTGCATTATAAAAAGCATTTTACGAATCCCATCCACCACTGGGAAACAGAAGGCGTTTTCTACCTGCTCCTCACACCTCATTGTGGTTACCTGCTTCTATGGCTCCTTGATGGTGGTCTATGTCTTACCAAACATGAGTTCACTGAGTGAACTGAAGAAACTGTTCTCTCTGTTCTACACTCTGCTCACCCCTTTGGTCAATCCCCTTGTGTACAGCTTGAGGAACAAAGAGGTGAAAGAAGCAATAAAGAAATCATTCAAGATTATTCATAGAATTCATTGA
- the LOC136652687 gene encoding olfactory receptor 6F1-like yields MQPVNNSEWCSRTGFTEFILVGFGNAEDWNLLLFLLFLAIYILTLFGNLLILALVVTQQHLHTPMYFFLANLSFLEACYTSTILPRMLKSFVTEDKTISLWGCILQMHFFSTLGATECFLLAVMSYDRYLAICRPLHYVTLMNERKCTLLVSLSWLIGCLLIIILTGLLSQLTFCSQYKIDHFFCDFTLLVRISCGDTWVIETAAFVTSSIGILPTFFTTVTSYVFIIGTILKIPSVTGRKKAFSTCSSHLTVVSIYYGSLIFVYILPSTGQFRDLKKTFSFLYAVLTPLANPFIYSLRNKEVKDTLAKVIYRFGVCSGIHKK; encoded by the coding sequence ATGCAGCCTGTGAACAACTCAGAGTGGTGTAGCAGAACAGGCTTCACAGAGTTCATCCTTGTAGGATTTGGGAATGCTGAAGACTGGaaccttctcctcttcctgctgtttCTGGCTATCTATATTCTGACTCTGTTTGGAAACCTCCTCATTCTTGCACTGGTTGTGACTCAACAGCACCTCCACACTCCAATGTACTTCTTTCTGGCCAACCTCTCCTTCTTGGAGGCCTGCTACACCTCCACCATATTGCCCAGAATGCTGAAGAGCTTTGTGACAGAGGACAAAACCATTTCTCTTTGGGGCTGCATATTACAGATGCATTTCTTCTCTACCCTAGGAGCGACAGAATGCTTCCTCCTGGCCGTGATGTCCTATGATCGCTACTTGGCCATATGTAGACCATTGCATTATGTCACACTTATGAATGAGAGAAAATGTACCCTGCTTGTTTCTTTATCATGGTTAATCGGGTGTCTGCTTATAATAATCTTAACAGGCTTGTTGTCCCAGCTCACATTCTGCAGCCAATATAAAATTGACCATTTCTTTTGTGATTTCACACTGCTTGTAAGAATCTCTTGTGGTGACACCTGGGTTATTGAAACGGCAGCTTTCGTAACCTCATCCATAGGAATTCTTCCAACTTTTTTCACTACTGTGACATCCTATGTGTTTATTATTGGCACGATCCTGAAGATACCATCCGTCACTGGGAGGAAGAAGGCTTTTTCTACTTGTTCTTCTCACCTCACTGTGGTTTCAATTTACTATGGATCCTTAATCTTTGTCTATATCTTGCCATCAACTGGCCAATTTAGAGACCTAAAGAAGACCTTCTCTTTCCTCTATGCAGTCCTGACCCCTCTGGCCAATCCTTTCATATACAGCTTAAGAAACAAAGAAGTAAAGGACACTCTTGCTAAAGTAATCTACAGATTCGGAGTTTGTTCTGGGATTCATAAAAAATGA